Proteins encoded together in one Lathyrus oleraceus cultivar Zhongwan6 chromosome 5, CAAS_Psat_ZW6_1.0, whole genome shotgun sequence window:
- the LOC127087505 gene encoding heat shock 70 kDa protein 15, translating to MSVVGFDFGNESCIVAVARQRGIDVVLNDESKRETPAIVCFGDKQRFIGTAGAASTMMNPKNSISQMKRLIGKKFADPEVQSDLKSLPFAVTEGPDGYPLIHVRYLGEARAYTATQVFAMMLSNLKEIAQKNLNAAVVDCCIGIPIYFTDLQRRAVLDAATIAGLHPLHLIHETTATALAYGIYKTDLPENDQLNVAFVDVGHASMQVCIAGFKKGQLKVLSHSYDRSLGGRDFDEALFHHFAAKFKEEYKIDVYQNARASLRLRTACEKLKKVLSANPEAPLNIECLMEEKDVRGHIKRDDFEQLSLPILERVKGPLEKALAEAGLTVENIHMVEVVGSGSRVPAINKILTEFFKKEPRRTMNASECVARGAALQCAILSPTFKVREFQVNESFPFSISLSWKGSGSDAQDSAPDNKQSTLVFPKGNSIPSVKVLTFFRTETFSVDVQCHDQSDTQGPTKISTYTIGPFKTENGEKGKIKVKVRLNLHGIVTVDSATLFEEEEIEVPVTKESAEENAKMETDEASADAAALPPSSNDSDVNMQDAKAAADTNGAVNGVPETGDKPVQMDTDAKVEAPKKKVKKSNIPLAVVVYGAMSAVDVQKAVEKEFEMALQDRVMEDTKDKKNAVEAYVYDMRNKLNDKYHEFVQASESGEFLAKLQEVEDWLYEDGEDETKGVYVAKLEELKKQGDPIEERYKEHTDRDAVIEQLVYCINSYREVAMSNDPKYDHIDINEKQKVLNECGEAENWLREKKQQQSLLPKYATPVLLSADIRKKAEAVDRSCKPIMTKPKPAKPASPATPATPETPATPPPQDSEQQQQPEQQPQEDANVHSNGNAEDNGNQVPAASGGEPMETDKPENPGSA from the exons AGCGGTTCATTGGGACAGCTGGGGCTGCTTCTACTATGATGAACCCTAAAAATTCTATCTCGCAGATGAAGAGGTTGATTGGTAAGAAATTTGCTGATCCAGAAGTGCAGAGTGATTTGAAGTCATTGCCTTTTGCTGTCACTGAAGGGCCTGATGGGTACCCGTTAATTCATGTGAGGTATCTTGGTGAAGCTAGAGCATATACAGCCACCCAAGTTTTTGCGATGATGCTGTCAAATCTTAAAGAGATTGCCCAGAAAAATCTGAATGCGGCTGTTGTTGATTGCTGCATTGGAATTCCAATTTATTTTACTGATCTCCAGAGAAGAGCTGTATTGGATGCAGCCACTATTGCAGGTCTGCACCCGCTTCACTTGATTCATGAAACAACAGCAACTGCTTTGGCTTATGGAATTTACAAGACCGATCTTCCTGAAAATGATCAGCTGAATGTTGCTTTTGTTGATGTTGGGCATGCTAGCATGCAAGTTTGTATTGCTGGATTTAAAAAGGGGCAGCTGAAAGTATTGTCCCATTCATACGATAGGTCACTGGGTGGTAGGGATTTTGACGAGGCTTTGTTCCATCATTTTGCTGCAAAATTCAAGGAGGAGTACAAGATTGATGTTTACCAGAATGCCAGGGCTTCTCTGAGGCTGAGGACTGCATGTGAGAAGCTGAAGAAAGTTCTCAGCGCAAATCCTGAGGCACCTCTGAACATTGAATGCTTAATGGAAGAGAAGGATGTGAGGGGACATATCAAGCGTGACGACTTTGAGCAGCTATCTCTTCCAATATTGGAACGTGTGAAGGGGCCTTTGGAGAAGGCACTAGCAGAAGCTGGTCTTACAGTTGAGAATATCCACATGGTTGAGGTAGTTGGTTCTGGTTCTCGCGTACCAGCAATAAACAAAATATTGACAGAGTTCTTCAAAAAGGAACCTAGGCGGACAATGAATGCTAGTGAGTGTGTTGCCAGGGGCGCTGCATTGCAGTGTGCTATTCTCAGTCCAACTTTTAAAGTCCGAGAGTTCCAG GTCAATGAAAGCTTTCCCTTCTCAATTTCTCTCTCATGGAAAGGTTCTGGTTCAGATGCACAGGACAGTGCACCAGACAATAAACAAAGTACCCTTGTTTTTCCCAAGGGAAATTCCATTCCAAGTGTCAAGGTACTGACATTCTTCAGGACAGAAACCTTTTCTGTTGATGTACAATGTCATGATCAGAGTGATACACAAGGACCTACAAAGATCAGCACGTATACT ATTGGCCCTTTCAAAACTGAAAATGGTGAAAAGGGAAAGATTAAAGTGAAAGTTCGTTTGAATCTTCATGGAATTGTAACTGTTGATTCGGCAACT CTCTTCGAAGAGGAAGAAATTGAAGTTCCAGTTACCAAAGAATCAGCAGAAGAAAATGCTAAGATGGAAACTGATGAAGCTTCGGCCGATGCTGCTGCACTACCTCCTAGCTCCAATGACAGTGATGTTAATATGCAAGATGCTAAGGCAGCTGCTGATACCAATGGAGCTGTAAATGGCGTGCCTGAGACAGGAGACAAGCCTGTGCAAATGGATACTGATGCCAAG GTTGAGGCTCCAAAGAAAAAAGTGAAGAAATCGAACATTCCTTTAGCAGTGGTAGTCTATGGGGCAATGTCAGCTGTGGATGTTCAGAAAGCCGTagaaaaggagtttgaaatgGCTTTGCAGGATCGAGTGATGGAGGATACAAAGGACAAGAAAAATGCAGTTGAGGCTTATGTTTATGACATGAGAAATAAG CTTAATGACAAATACCATGAGTTTGTCCAAGCTTCAGAAAGCGGTGAATTTCTTGCGAAACTTCAGGAGGTGGAGGATTGGCTATATGAGGATGGTGAAGATGAAACCAAAGGTGTATATGTTGCCAAGCTAGAAGAACTCAAAAAG CAAGGGGATCCAATCGAGGAGCGCTACAAAGAACACACAGACAGAGATGCAGTAATTGAGCAGCTTGTCTATTGTATCAATAGTTACAGAGAAGTTGCAATGTCTAACGATCCCAAATATGATCACATTGACATCAATGAGAAACAGAAG GTCTTGAATGAATGTGGAGAAGCTGAGAACTGGCTTAGAGAGAAGAAGCAACAACAGAGTTTGCTTCCAAAATATGCTACCCCCGTCCTATTGTCAGCTGATATAAGAAAAAAAGCTGAGGCTGTTGATAG GTCCTGCAAGCCGATTATGACAAAACCAAAACCGGCAAAACCAGCTTCTCCGGCCACTCCAGCTACTCCAGAAACACCAGCAACCCCACCTCCTCAGGACAGCGAGCAGCAGCAACAACCAGAACAGCAACCTCAGGAGGATGCTAATGTCCATTCTAATGGGAATGCAGAGGACAATGGTAATCAAGTCCCAGCAGCCTCTGGTGGTGAACCAATGGAGACTGATAAACCAGAGAACCCCGGCTCAGCCtaa